The Cervus elaphus chromosome 30, mCerEla1.1, whole genome shotgun sequence genome segment CGGGAGAGGGTGATGGcaagggaggggatggggagtggTTGGGTCCTGGTGGCTTTTAGAGGTGGAACAAGGAGATCTGCTGATGAACGgctaagagaaaaagaagggcCAAGGATCACTTAGCTGTTTGGGGATCACTTAGCTCTGTATCACACACGAAGTGCATGTGTGATACAGAGACAGGAGGCctgagctgggggtgggagagCAGGTGGAACTCAGTCCTGCACATGCTGACCCGAGGGTGCTGCCTGGGTGGAGGGCTTGGGCGGGCAGTCACCTCTGCAGGGATGGCGTTCCAGGGATCAACCTGGGTATCTGAGGGCAGGGCAGTGAGAGTGTGCACCTCCCATCACTTTCTGTGCTATTTACTGTTCATTTCCCCCAATATCACTGGTCAAcagtgggtgtgtgggtgtgtgcagtGGTGATGGGCAGGAGGGCTGGGATACACAGCCCAGGAGGATCTAAGCTGGACCAGAGGGAGTCCCAGCCTTACACACCCCGGGAGCATCCCCGAGAAGCGCTGCCTGAGGCACCGCGTCCCTCTCGCTCACCTCTGACCAGCCACCTCCGTGGACCACAGCACCAACCCGTGGGGATGAACGGCTGGGTTTTAATGCTCTTTTCTCCCTGCTTTATAGGATGGCTGCTCTTTTCCTCAAGAAGTTAACATCACAAACCATAAAGACTGAGAATTACTACATTAGAAGATATTTGGGCAAATACATTTTACAGGGGCCGGCGCCCACACAGCTGTCCCCAAGACTGTCCTGCCTCATTCATGCAAAACCTTTTAGCACTGAAGACACCCAGGATGagaggacaaagaaaaaaaagaacgaGACGGCTTTCAGTAGCGTTGGGAGAAAAATCAACGAGCGCATCATTCACGTGCTGGACGAGCAAGGCAACGACCTGGGCCACATGCACCGGGCGAACGTGATCAGGCTCATGGCTGAGCGGGACCTGCGGCTGGTGAAGAGGGACCCCCACGCAGAGCCCCCACAGTATCAGCTCCTGACGGGCGCACAGATCCACCAGGAGCGGCTGCAGCTCCGAGAGGCGGAGAGGGCCGCGCCCAAGCCGGGTAGGTACCCTGCTCTCTGCTCCCGTCTCCCTCAGGCCGGCAGATCTGCAGTTTAAATTGAGCATCTGCCAGGTGCCTGTAACAGCTGGTGAGTAACTGGAATCCCGTTTTACTACTGCATCCAGTGTGTGTTTTTCATCCACTTACTTcggttccttttctccttgctacTCTGTGTCAATCATCTCTTCCTTTACACCTGTGCAAAATGAGGGACAGACAAGGCGACCACCGCCAAAACGACAGGCGCTCTTTTCCCCTCTGACTGTGGCAGGGCCTCCCAGGGCCAGGACCGCAGAGTGCCGCATGGGGTGAGGTGTGTGTGGGAGAGGTGGGGACGAGTTCCTGGTCCTGTCCTGGCCTCTCGCCTGCCCTggtccttcctccttctctcccctcaTCTCTGAGGGGAGGCAGGCAGTTCATTACAGAGAAGCACACTTCCTAACTCTGAAGTCATCCCCAGAGCATCCCCCATGCCCACTGCAATAGGG includes the following:
- the MTIF3 gene encoding translation initiation factor IF-3, mitochondrial isoform X2 → MAALFLKKLTSQTIKTENYYIRRYLGKYILQGPAPTQLSPRLSCLIHAKPFSTEDTQDERTKKKKNETAFSSVGRKINERIIHVLDEQGNDLGHMHRANVIRLMAERDLRLVKRDPHAEPPQYQLLTGAQIHQERLQLREAERAAPKPGPTLTKELTFSSNIGQHDLDTKSKQIQQWIEKKYKVQITVKKAKSADEPENKMEEICNRIVQTMSGIATFSSRPQPIRGGKAVMCVLRPLSKKEEAAWRATPGTPRGDALNRGDRKDGASGVLPQ
- the MTIF3 gene encoding translation initiation factor IF-3, mitochondrial isoform X1, with product MIIVLPKRMAALFLKKLTSQTIKTENYYIRRYLGKYILQGPAPTQLSPRLSCLIHAKPFSTEDTQDERTKKKKNETAFSSVGRKINERIIHVLDEQGNDLGHMHRANVIRLMAERDLRLVKRDPHAEPPQYQLLTGAQIHQERLQLREAERAAPKPGPTLTKELTFSSNIGQHDLDTKSKQIQQWIEKKYKVQITVKKAKSADEPENKMEEICNRIVQTMSGIATFSSRPQPIRGGKAVMCVLRPLSKKEEAAWRATPGTPRGDALNRGDRKDGASGVLPQ